A single genomic interval of Alteromonas sp. BL110 harbors:
- a CDS encoding amino acid ABC transporter substrate-binding protein — translation MDIKAKSLSRIILLMSLLTHFVVHGQQPPSDEVSADLPHTVLRLPNVHPGRDSVYSYAKTLLTEALRITQSQYGTFELIVSDQETAQERQLRSLEHNMLDVTWSVTSTERERQFIPIRIPIMAGLFGKRALFVKEGDVRLKEVKNLVTLQQFRAVLGYDWPDTKIFRANDIPVLETTYRASFRIVSEGFADMFPRSVMEINEEFADKNLSKGLTIDDNLIISYPSPIFFFVGSDNQALAGRIAEGLLMLFETGKFQELLLAHKNFKEGMTLTEGRTIIEIDNPLLSEQSRLALEKFLPEFAMSEAVLKYDATEPAAPAQAAKQ, via the coding sequence ATGGATATCAAAGCTAAATCACTAAGCCGTATCATTCTGTTGATGAGTTTACTTACACACTTCGTTGTTCACGGGCAACAGCCGCCTTCTGATGAGGTAAGCGCAGACTTACCTCATACCGTTTTACGGTTACCCAACGTCCACCCAGGGAGGGATAGCGTTTACTCTTACGCGAAAACTCTGCTAACAGAAGCTTTGCGTATTACACAGTCGCAATACGGTACCTTTGAACTAATTGTGAGCGACCAAGAAACAGCCCAAGAACGCCAGTTACGAAGTCTCGAACACAATATGCTAGATGTTACGTGGAGCGTAACGTCAACGGAGCGCGAGCGTCAGTTTATCCCTATTCGCATTCCTATCATGGCTGGGCTATTTGGTAAGCGTGCCTTGTTTGTTAAAGAAGGCGATGTGCGACTAAAAGAGGTAAAAAACCTCGTAACTCTCCAGCAGTTTCGCGCGGTTTTAGGGTATGACTGGCCTGATACAAAGATTTTTCGGGCTAATGATATTCCTGTTTTGGAAACCACGTATCGCGCTTCATTTCGCATTGTTTCGGAAGGGTTCGCCGACATGTTTCCAAGAAGCGTGATGGAAATTAACGAAGAGTTTGCCGACAAAAACTTATCGAAAGGCTTAACTATCGATGACAACCTTATCATCTCATACCCAAGCCCTATCTTTTTCTTTGTTGGCAGTGATAATCAGGCATTAGCAGGTCGCATCGCTGAAGGCCTACTGATGCTGTTTGAAACCGGTAAATTTCAAGAATTACTGCTCGCTCATAAAAACTTCAAAGAAGGGATGACCCTAACTGAAGGACGCACGATTATTGAAATCGACAACCCGCTATTGAGTGAGCAAAGCCGCTTGGCGTTAGAGAAGTTTTTACCTGAATTTGCTATGTCT
- a CDS encoding ATP-dependent zinc protease family protein, with protein MNNKKIVGAVELCDLPKLAISDLTVRVDTGAATSSLHVDNIEEFDHNDELWIKFDIHPDIHNVERVVRREARVEGKKRVKSSTATREKRYVIITPIVMDGFQWDIQLTLTDRSEMTYLMLLGREAMSGQFIVDPEHDFLLTGKD; from the coding sequence ATGAACAATAAAAAAATTGTTGGAGCAGTAGAACTGTGCGACTTGCCCAAACTTGCTATCTCCGACTTAACCGTACGTGTTGATACAGGGGCGGCAACGTCGTCACTGCATGTAGACAACATCGAAGAGTTTGATCACAACGATGAACTCTGGATAAAGTTTGATATCCACCCAGATATTCATAATGTTGAGCGTGTAGTTCGCAGGGAAGCACGAGTTGAAGGCAAAAAACGCGTAAAAAGCTCTACGGCTACACGTGAGAAACGCTATGTTATCATTACACCTATTGTTATGGACGGATTCCAGTGGGATATCCAGTTAACGCTTACAGACCGCTCTGAAATGACTTATTTAATGCTACTTGGCAGAGAGGCAATGAGTGGACAGTTTATTGTAGACCCCGAACACGACTTTTTACTTACAGGAAAAGACTAG
- a CDS encoding succinylglutamate desuccinylase/aspartoacylase family protein, producing MVNDVLKIGGESIAPGETKKIELEMPPLYTATSMSIPVYVKRGKRPGPVMFVSAAIHGDELNGIEIVGRLIRSKAIERIRGTLIAVPMVNVYGVLNQSRYLPDRRDLNRSFPGSKKGSLAGRLANLFFKEVVSKCDVGIDLHTGAIHRSNLPQIRADLDDPEVLEMAKAFGVPVLLNAELRDGSLREAASENGVKILLYEAGQALRYDEFSIRAGVKGIINTMRHLGMLNKSRSKGHSIERFIARQSGWVRAPESGFVNHLAQLGDHVEKGDKLATIADPFGNYLDSLESPAEGVVIGKQNIPLTQEGEAVYHIAYFSEPDTVAEHVELLQDNLLPPEQSPVL from the coding sequence GTGGTAAACGATGTTTTAAAAATTGGGGGTGAAAGCATTGCTCCTGGTGAAACTAAAAAGATAGAGCTAGAGATGCCGCCGCTTTACACAGCTACTAGCATGAGCATTCCGGTTTATGTAAAACGTGGAAAACGGCCAGGCCCTGTTATGTTTGTAAGCGCCGCTATACATGGTGACGAACTAAATGGTATTGAGATAGTCGGCCGTCTAATCCGCTCAAAAGCGATTGAACGAATTAGAGGCACTTTAATAGCGGTCCCCATGGTTAACGTCTACGGCGTATTAAACCAATCTCGATATTTACCCGACAGACGTGATTTGAACCGCAGCTTTCCCGGCAGTAAAAAAGGCTCCTTGGCCGGCCGCTTGGCGAACTTGTTTTTCAAAGAAGTCGTCAGTAAATGTGACGTGGGCATTGATCTTCATACGGGCGCTATTCACCGTAGTAACTTGCCACAGATTCGCGCGGACCTTGATGACCCTGAAGTGCTAGAAATGGCTAAAGCGTTTGGTGTGCCGGTATTATTAAATGCGGAATTACGGGACGGTTCGTTACGCGAAGCGGCCAGTGAAAATGGCGTTAAGATACTGCTTTATGAAGCAGGACAAGCACTGCGCTATGACGAATTTTCTATTCGCGCAGGTGTAAAAGGTATTATCAATACCATGCGCCATTTAGGCATGCTCAACAAAAGCCGCAGCAAAGGGCATAGCATTGAGCGTTTCATTGCCAGACAAAGTGGCTGGGTACGCGCCCCTGAAAGTGGATTTGTTAATCATCTAGCCCAACTAGGCGATCATGTTGAAAAAGGCGACAAACTGGCCACTATTGCAGACCCGTTTGGCAATTATTTGGACAGCCTTGAAAGCCCTGCTGAAGGGGTTGTCATTGGTAAACAAAATATTCCTCTGACGCAAGAGGGTGAAGCCGTTTACCACATTGCATACTTTTCAGAGCCTGATACTGTTGCCGAACACGTAGAACTATTACAAGACAATTTATTGCCACCAGAGCAAAGCCCTGTTTTATAA
- the rimK gene encoding 30S ribosomal protein S6--L-glutamate ligase: MRIAILSRNPRLYSTSRLVEAGQARGHEVDVIDTMHCYMDITSARPSVRYNGEKLPYYDAVIPRIGASVSFYGTSVVRQFEMMGTYSLNESVAISRSRDKLRSLQLLSRKGIGMPRTGFAHHPDKIDDVIKTVGGAPVVIKLLEGTQGIGVVLADTQKAAESIIEAFMGLNASILVQEFIKEAGGADIRCFVVGGKVVAAMKRQAAPGEFRSNLHRGGQASLVRLSPAERKTAVDAAKTMGLNCCGVDILRSNNGPVVMEVNSSPGLEGIEKATNKDVASMIIEFIEKSAGPHKTKTRGKG, encoded by the coding sequence ATGCGCATTGCTATTCTTTCAAGAAATCCACGCCTTTACTCCACTTCACGCTTAGTGGAAGCTGGGCAGGCTCGCGGGCACGAGGTCGACGTTATCGACACTATGCACTGCTACATGGATATTACGAGTGCGCGTCCCTCTGTCCGCTACAACGGTGAGAAACTTCCTTATTACGACGCCGTAATTCCACGTATTGGTGCGTCTGTGAGTTTTTACGGTACGTCCGTAGTTAGGCAGTTTGAAATGATGGGCACTTATAGCCTCAATGAGTCAGTGGCTATTAGCCGTTCTCGAGATAAACTACGCTCTCTACAGCTTTTATCCCGCAAAGGCATTGGCATGCCTAGAACTGGCTTTGCTCATCACCCGGATAAGATTGACGATGTAATTAAAACCGTGGGCGGCGCACCAGTGGTGATTAAGCTACTCGAAGGTACCCAAGGTATAGGTGTAGTATTAGCTGACACCCAAAAAGCGGCAGAATCGATAATTGAAGCCTTTATGGGGCTTAACGCCAGTATATTAGTGCAGGAGTTTATCAAAGAAGCGGGCGGCGCGGATATTCGCTGCTTCGTGGTGGGTGGAAAAGTGGTTGCGGCCATGAAACGACAGGCAGCTCCTGGTGAGTTTCGTTCTAACCTACATCGCGGTGGTCAGGCGAGCTTGGTTCGCTTAAGCCCTGCCGAGCGCAAAACGGCGGTAGATGCGGCAAAAACTATGGGGCTTAACTGCTGTGGTGTAGACATTCTTCGCTCGAACAACGGCCCTGTAGTGATGGAAGTTAACTCTTCACCAGGCTTAGAAGGTATCGAAAAAGCGACCAACAAAGACGTTGCCAGCATGATTATTGAATTTATTGAAAAAAGCGCAGGCCCGCACAAAACAAAAACCCGTGGCAAAGGCTAA
- a CDS encoding mechanosensitive ion channel family protein, with protein MNEWWHGFLAWLTQYQSNVVFSGLVLLFYLAMSRKLLPKLETNIEKSKLKSNSALKGLFAARVIVATVSLALLLLAWGIDFSGLLVLSTSIITVTGVALFASWSLISNITAYFILLTNVAYRRGNHVRILDGDNYIEGVIADIGPFSTRLLTADRETMMYPNNLILTRPVLLNPKEKWGAMGKIVAKSSVETPVVKLEDAKPHEELL; from the coding sequence ATGAATGAGTGGTGGCATGGTTTTTTGGCATGGTTAACTCAGTACCAGTCAAACGTCGTGTTCAGTGGTTTGGTTTTACTGTTTTATTTGGCTATGTCGCGGAAGTTGCTGCCAAAACTAGAAACCAATATTGAAAAGTCGAAGCTTAAATCTAATAGTGCTTTAAAAGGACTTTTCGCGGCGCGTGTTATTGTCGCTACAGTATCGCTTGCCTTACTATTACTTGCTTGGGGTATCGACTTCTCAGGGCTTTTGGTTCTTTCAACGTCAATTATCACGGTGACTGGAGTAGCGCTTTTTGCAAGCTGGTCACTTATTAGCAATATCACAGCATACTTTATTTTGTTAACCAATGTGGCTTATCGGCGCGGCAATCATGTACGTATTCTCGATGGGGATAACTACATAGAAGGCGTTATAGCAGATATTGGACCGTTTAGTACGCGTTTGCTTACTGCAGACCGCGAAACTATGATGTACCCGAACAACTTGATTTTAACTCGTCCAGTTTTGCTTAACCCTAAGGAAAAGTGGGGCGCAATGGGTAAAATTGTGGCTAAGTCTAGCGTAGAAACGCCGGTGGTTAAGTTGGAAGACGCTAAACCACACGAAGAGTTACTTTAG
- a CDS encoding PAS domain-containing hybrid sensor histidine kinase/response regulator encodes MVFGWVTLAVLYLFLLFSLASWGEKNSPTARALTSHPAIYSLALAIYCTAWTFFGMVGQASRDTWIYLPIMLGPILVYALGYKFIYKLTLVSKKQHITTISDFIASRYGKRQTVALVVTLIALLATIPYIALQLKAVGATFQLLTQQPNSNGIIIAATGFIAAFAIYFGTRQTDVTEYRRGLMLAIAFESTIKLLALVLVAIVGYSAWKRTQSGAFFESFTNEIALAQFGSFSFIAQTIMAAAAIVCLPRQFHVAIIDNLSLGHIRTARWLFPLYLTIISAVIPIIAIAGKAIFANQGIEPDSYVLSLAMFSESALLQVIVFVGGLSAATAMIIVATLTLSTMLTNDVILPRILAFTGNTDDKKDVSRKIRLIRRIVIAFILLMAFLYHQQMTSSRSLHSIGLIAFSLVIQLMPAIVGGLYWKRAHAHGVYAGLMVGLVIWVLWLVLPIVSEQVSQMEQNELISQGAMISLAANSLVYILFSHFAPQRLIDRIQAEAFVSPAISSNNTVKAQATNVTVSDLITLLSTFMGTGRCDQLLAQYQKLNDCQLSHTDTPNESFLSFCERALGGVIGASSAKVLLDSALRGKKMDFTEVINFFDDTTQAMQFNMTALLTSLENMDQGISVVDKHLNLVAWNKRYANLYPYPDNLLAVGTPIEKLIRYNASQGEFGTHNVDAEVEKRLAHLRSGMPHRFTRQRKDGRVIEMVGNPLPGGGFVTSFNDITGHVEIQQALEESNIDLEARIKKRTEEVHSINAELRLEIERRSEAEKELIRARKAAEDANASKTRFLALASHDVLQPLNAAKLYVSALEEQELSEQAQTIIQKLGHSVSSSETLIGTLLDIARLDQGEMKPDIESIDVRVLLSPLVDEMAMRAREKGLGFKAMIRPCWVRGDKTYLYRITQNLLSNAVKYTEKGRVLFTVKPVKGSVYFKILDTGIGISNDKKDSIFGDFFRANESKEHGLGLGLGVVRRLSLQLNSDISVNSKVGKGSCFAFSLVKAEPKRVSNITAKPRSTTFTGMNVLCVDDQRENLDAMQTLLQKWGVNVFLANNWDDALKVCEVIQPQILLMDYQLSFESEKNGLALIEEIRHRLNIVVPAALITATPDENLVTQCKAQGVNFLAKPLKPAKLRALLQSMTRYIREAKNV; translated from the coding sequence ATGGTTTTTGGTTGGGTAACGCTTGCAGTCTTGTACCTTTTTTTGCTGTTTTCATTAGCAAGTTGGGGAGAAAAGAACTCACCTACCGCAAGAGCGCTGACCTCCCACCCCGCCATTTATTCCTTAGCCCTGGCAATCTATTGTACCGCTTGGACCTTCTTTGGCATGGTGGGGCAAGCAAGCAGGGACACGTGGATTTATCTTCCGATTATGCTCGGGCCCATCTTAGTCTATGCACTGGGATACAAGTTTATTTATAAACTGACATTGGTCAGTAAAAAACAACATATCACAACTATTTCAGACTTTATTGCGTCACGCTATGGCAAACGTCAAACCGTCGCGTTAGTCGTTACGCTTATTGCTCTGCTCGCAACCATTCCCTATATTGCGCTTCAGTTAAAAGCGGTAGGCGCCACCTTTCAACTGTTAACTCAGCAACCTAACAGCAATGGAATTATCATTGCCGCCACGGGCTTTATTGCTGCCTTTGCAATTTATTTCGGTACGCGCCAAACTGACGTAACAGAATATAGACGTGGTCTGATGCTGGCCATAGCCTTTGAGTCCACCATTAAGCTACTTGCTTTAGTGCTGGTTGCTATTGTGGGCTACAGCGCGTGGAAGCGCACCCAATCTGGCGCATTTTTCGAAAGTTTTACTAACGAGATTGCACTTGCACAGTTCGGTTCTTTTAGCTTCATTGCACAAACTATAATGGCTGCGGCAGCCATTGTTTGCTTACCTCGTCAGTTTCACGTCGCTATCATCGATAACTTGAGCCTAGGGCACATTCGCACGGCGCGTTGGCTATTCCCGCTTTACTTAACCATCATTTCCGCGGTCATCCCTATTATTGCTATTGCGGGTAAAGCCATTTTTGCTAATCAAGGCATTGAACCTGACTCTTATGTTTTGTCTCTTGCGATGTTTTCTGAGTCAGCACTTCTTCAGGTCATTGTCTTTGTAGGAGGTTTATCTGCGGCTACTGCTATGATCATAGTCGCCACGCTGACCCTGAGTACTATGCTTACCAATGACGTGATATTGCCACGTATATTAGCGTTTACAGGCAACACCGATGACAAAAAGGACGTGTCTAGAAAAATCCGTCTAATTAGACGGATTGTTATTGCGTTTATTTTGTTGATGGCTTTTCTATACCATCAGCAAATGACCAGCAGTCGTTCTCTTCACTCTATTGGCCTTATTGCGTTTTCACTGGTTATTCAGCTGATGCCCGCCATTGTTGGCGGTCTTTATTGGAAACGCGCTCATGCCCACGGCGTTTATGCAGGGCTTATGGTCGGGCTTGTTATCTGGGTACTTTGGTTAGTGCTTCCTATTGTAAGTGAGCAAGTTTCTCAAATGGAGCAAAACGAACTTATCAGCCAGGGCGCTATGATTAGCTTGGCCGCAAACAGCCTAGTGTACATACTGTTTTCTCATTTTGCTCCCCAGCGCCTTATCGACAGAATACAGGCAGAAGCGTTCGTTTCTCCGGCCATTTCTAGTAACAACACGGTTAAAGCCCAAGCCACAAACGTCACTGTGTCTGACCTTATCACTCTGCTTTCTACCTTTATGGGCACAGGTCGTTGCGACCAGCTGCTTGCGCAATATCAAAAGCTAAATGACTGCCAGTTAAGCCATACGGACACACCTAATGAATCGTTTTTATCATTCTGTGAACGCGCCCTTGGCGGGGTTATTGGCGCCTCTAGTGCGAAAGTGCTTTTAGACAGTGCGCTGCGTGGTAAGAAAATGGATTTCACTGAGGTAATTAACTTTTTCGACGATACCACACAGGCGATGCAGTTTAATATGACGGCGCTATTAACCTCGCTTGAAAACATGGACCAGGGTATTAGCGTGGTAGATAAGCACTTGAATTTGGTGGCTTGGAATAAACGCTACGCTAACCTATACCCTTATCCTGACAACTTACTTGCTGTTGGTACTCCCATTGAAAAGCTCATTCGTTACAACGCGTCTCAAGGCGAGTTTGGTACTCACAATGTCGACGCTGAAGTAGAAAAGCGCTTGGCACATTTGCGCTCCGGCATGCCCCATCGATTTACTCGCCAACGTAAAGATGGTCGGGTCATTGAAATGGTGGGTAACCCACTACCTGGCGGCGGCTTTGTAACTAGCTTCAATGACATCACAGGGCATGTGGAAATTCAGCAAGCGCTTGAAGAATCGAACATTGATCTTGAAGCGCGTATCAAGAAGCGTACAGAAGAAGTGCACTCCATTAACGCTGAGCTTCGCTTAGAAATAGAACGCCGCTCCGAGGCAGAAAAAGAACTAATAAGGGCAAGAAAAGCTGCTGAAGATGCCAATGCCAGTAAAACCCGTTTCTTAGCCCTTGCCAGTCATGATGTACTTCAGCCGCTTAATGCAGCTAAGCTTTATGTAAGTGCATTAGAAGAGCAAGAGCTGTCTGAACAGGCCCAGACTATTATTCAGAAACTTGGCCACAGCGTCAGTTCAAGTGAAACACTCATAGGCACGTTGCTTGATATTGCAAGGTTAGATCAAGGGGAAATGAAACCCGATATTGAATCAATCGATGTACGCGTTCTACTCTCTCCGCTCGTTGATGAAATGGCTATGCGCGCCCGTGAAAAGGGGCTAGGTTTTAAAGCTATGATCCGCCCTTGTTGGGTACGAGGAGACAAAACCTATTTATATCGAATTACCCAAAACTTGTTATCAAATGCAGTGAAATACACCGAAAAAGGACGCGTTCTTTTCACTGTCAAACCTGTTAAAGGATCCGTTTACTTCAAGATTCTCGATACGGGTATTGGTATATCAAATGACAAAAAAGACAGTATATTTGGCGACTTCTTTCGGGCCAACGAAAGTAAAGAGCATGGGTTAGGTCTAGGTTTAGGTGTGGTACGTCGCTTAAGTCTACAGTTAAACAGTGATATTAGTGTTAACTCGAAGGTCGGCAAAGGGAGCTGCTTTGCGTTTTCCCTTGTTAAAGCCGAACCTAAACGGGTTTCTAATATTACTGCCAAGCCGCGTAGCACTACATTTACTGGAATGAATGTGCTTTGCGTGGACGACCAAAGAGAAAACTTAGATGCTATGCAAACCCTTTTACAAAAATGGGGAGTGAACGTTTTCTTAGCGAATAACTGGGATGACGCTCTGAAGGTTTGTGAAGTTATTCAGCCTCAAATTTTACTAATGGATTACCAGCTTAGCTTTGAGAGTGAAAAAAATGGGCTTGCGCTCATAGAAGAAATACGACACCGACTAAATATTGTAGTGCCAGCTGCGCTTATAACTGCAACACCCGATGAGAACCTAGTAACTCAGTGTAAGGCTCAAGGTGTCAACTTTTTAGCGAAGCCCTTAAAACCTGCAAAACTTCGCGCGCTACTTCAAAGTATGACGCGCTATATTAGGGAAGCCAAGAACGTTTAA
- a CDS encoding DUF4212 domain-containing protein, whose product MAFRNEEDKKAYWSENLALLAKLLVVWFVVSFGAGILFVDILNEIQFFGFKLGFWFAQQGSIYVFVALIFVYMAKMNAMDKRYGVDEE is encoded by the coding sequence ATGGCATTTAGAAACGAAGAGGACAAAAAAGCCTACTGGAGTGAAAACCTAGCGCTCCTAGCTAAGCTTTTAGTCGTTTGGTTCGTCGTATCATTTGGTGCCGGCATACTGTTTGTCGATATCTTAAATGAAATTCAGTTCTTTGGCTTTAAATTAGGCTTCTGGTTTGCACAACAGGGCTCAATTTACGTATTTGTTGCATTGATCTTTGTCTATATGGCGAAGATGAACGCCATGGACAAACGCTACGGCGTAGATGAGGAGTAA
- a CDS encoding sodium:solute symporter family protein, with amino-acid sequence MDVQTLTFIIVGASFALYIAIAIWARAGSTNDFYVAGGGVPPVMNGMATAADWMSAASFISMAGLISFMGYDGAVYLMGWTGGYVLLALCLAPYLRKFGKFTVPDFIGDRYYSQTARTVAVFCAIFVCFTYVAGQMRGVGVVFSRFLEVDIVSGVVIGMVIVFFYTVLGGMKGITYTQVAQYCVMIFAYIVPAVFISMMVTGHILPQTGFGATLADGSGVHMLQKLDNLSVELGFNEYTSGTKSTIDVFFITFALMVGTAGLPHVIVRFFTVPKVHDARKSAGYALAFIAILYTTAPSLAAFARVNMIETINGPEMTGTSYAEAPSWIKNWEQTGLIAFEDKNGDGKMFYSGDERNEMKVDRDIMVLANPEIANLPAWVIALVAAGGVAAALSTSAGLLLVISTSVSHDLLKRNFMPNITDKAELMYARLAAAVAIVIAGYFGINPPGFVAQVVAFAFGLAASSFFPAIIMGIFSKRMNDKGAIAGMISGIAFTAAYIIYFKFVNPAANTPENWWFGISPEGIGTLGMMVNFIVAFLVFKATDEAPEEIQELVESIRYPKGAGEASAH; translated from the coding sequence ATGGACGTTCAAACTTTAACATTTATTATCGTTGGCGCGTCGTTTGCGCTGTATATCGCAATTGCAATTTGGGCCCGCGCTGGGTCGACGAATGACTTTTATGTAGCGGGTGGCGGCGTACCGCCTGTTATGAACGGTATGGCTACAGCGGCAGACTGGATGTCGGCAGCATCGTTTATTTCAATGGCGGGTCTTATCTCATTTATGGGGTACGACGGTGCGGTATACCTTATGGGCTGGACCGGCGGCTATGTTCTACTTGCTCTTTGTTTAGCCCCTTACCTACGTAAGTTCGGTAAGTTTACGGTCCCTGACTTCATTGGCGATCGTTACTACTCTCAAACTGCACGTACTGTTGCGGTATTTTGTGCCATCTTTGTTTGCTTCACATACGTTGCAGGTCAAATGCGTGGCGTAGGTGTAGTATTCAGCCGCTTCTTAGAGGTGGATATTGTGTCTGGCGTGGTTATCGGCATGGTCATTGTGTTCTTCTACACGGTACTTGGCGGCATGAAAGGTATTACCTACACACAGGTGGCGCAGTATTGTGTAATGATATTCGCTTACATAGTGCCTGCTGTGTTTATCTCTATGATGGTAACAGGGCATATCCTGCCGCAAACCGGCTTCGGTGCTACTCTCGCGGACGGTTCGGGGGTGCATATGCTGCAAAAGCTCGACAACTTATCCGTCGAACTCGGGTTCAATGAATATACCTCAGGGACAAAAAGTACCATTGATGTATTCTTTATTACTTTTGCGTTGATGGTGGGTACTGCGGGCCTTCCGCACGTAATTGTTCGCTTCTTCACTGTGCCTAAAGTTCACGATGCGCGTAAATCAGCAGGTTATGCCTTAGCATTTATCGCCATTCTTTATACTACAGCACCTTCGTTAGCAGCATTCGCTCGTGTGAATATGATTGAAACCATTAACGGTCCAGAAATGACGGGCACTAGCTATGCAGAAGCACCGTCGTGGATTAAAAATTGGGAACAGACTGGCCTTATCGCGTTTGAAGATAAAAATGGCGATGGCAAGATGTTCTATTCGGGTGATGAGCGCAACGAAATGAAAGTTGACCGCGACATCATGGTATTGGCTAACCCTGAAATTGCGAACTTACCAGCATGGGTGATTGCGCTTGTCGCAGCGGGTGGTGTAGCTGCGGCTCTCTCTACCTCGGCGGGCTTACTGCTGGTAATTTCAACATCAGTATCCCACGACTTACTGAAGCGGAACTTTATGCCGAATATTACCGATAAAGCCGAGCTGATGTACGCCAGATTGGCAGCAGCGGTAGCTATTGTCATTGCAGGTTACTTTGGTATCAATCCGCCCGGATTTGTGGCGCAGGTGGTCGCCTTTGCTTTCGGCTTAGCGGCGTCGAGTTTCTTCCCAGCCATTATAATGGGTATCTTTAGCAAGCGTATGAACGACAAAGGTGCTATTGCAGGAATGATTTCAGGCATTGCGTTTACTGCGGCTTACATTATTTACTTCAAGTTCGTAAATCCGGCTGCTAATACGCCTGAAAACTGGTGGTTTGGTATTTCTCCTGAAGGTATTGGTACTTTGGGTATGATGGTGAACTTCATTGTGGCTTTCTTGGTGTTCAAGGCAACAGATGAAGCGCCTGAAGAAATTCAAGAGCTGGTTGAGAGCATTCGTTATCCTAAGGGGGCGGGTGAAGCATCAGCGCACTAA